The following coding sequences are from one Archocentrus centrarchus isolate MPI-CPG fArcCen1 chromosome 4, fArcCen1, whole genome shotgun sequence window:
- the LOC115779575 gene encoding granzyme B-like, producing the protein MHCRRKFLLCVLTCLGGIELTAGISNGQKAPKESLPYMVSVQDNNGHVCGGFLISEDFVATSAHCDDSKLTHVVLGSQNLKKGYDEIITIEKKFKHPNYENVVWGSDIMLLKLSSKDQTGFKVQVIPLPPAEIKLKDNQVCQVAGWGLDDELRMTDVPVINPQVCQSQWCPSLLPPNIICAGGYGTNKGLCHGDGGGPLVCSGIAVGVVSFSKNSDCKYPHSPDVYTDISKHLQWINKILKQDLEVFKFCVRKRLM; encoded by the exons ATGCACTGCAGGCGCAAGTTTCTTCTGTGTGTGCTGACATGTCTCGGAGGCATTG AGCTCACAGCTGGAATTAGTAATGGGCAAAAAGCCCCAAAGGAGTCACTGCCATATATGGTCTCAGTGCAGGATAACAACGGTCATGTATGTGGAGGATTTCTCATCAGCGAAGACTTTGTGGCAACTTCGGCACATTGTGATGACTC GAAACTTACACATGTTGTTCTTGGCAGCCAAAATCTCAAGAAGGGATATGATGAAATAATAACCATCGAAAAGAAATTTAAGCACCCAAATTATGAAAACGTTGTGTGGGGTAGTGACATCATGCTCCTTAAA TTGTCTAGCAAAGATCAGACAGGCTTCAAAGTACAAGTAATTCCACTTCCACCTGCTGAAATAAAACTCAAAGATAATCAGGTGTGCCAGGTGGCAGGATGGGGATTAGACGATGAGCTGAGAATGACGGACGTGCCCGTCATTAACCCACAAGTATGTCAGAGCCAGTGGTgtccctctcttcttcctcccaaCATTATCTGCGCAGGTGGATATGGCACAAACAAAGGACTCTGTCAC GGTGACGGTGGCGGTCCTCTGGTGTGCAGCGGGATAGCTGTTGGTGTTGTGTCTTTTAGCAAAAATTCTGACTGTAAATACCCACATTCACCCGATGTCTATACAGACATCTCAAAGCACCTTCAGTGGATCAACAAGATTTTGAAACAAGATTTAGAAGTGTTCAAGTTTTGTGTCAGAAAACGTTTAATGTAA